A window from Chrysemys picta bellii isolate R12L10 chromosome 20, ASM1138683v2, whole genome shotgun sequence encodes these proteins:
- the PEX11B gene encoding peroxisomal membrane protein 11B isoform X1: protein MDFWVQFSAQSQAKERVFRAAQYACTLLGYTLQKNGASADFLARIKQLEAHMSLGRKLFRLGNSADALESAKRAIHLSDVVLRFCITVSNLNRAMYFACDNILWAGKSGLLPHMDQEKWSQRSFRYYFFALILNLSRDAYEIRLLMEREACGKRAKGSETRHALRADTSLQQLVLRLKVQLHLLVHVLRSNPPLLVDVVKNACDIFIPLDKLGLYKTNPGFVGLCGLTSSILSILTIVHPWLKLKP, encoded by the exons AGCCGCTCAGTATGCCTGCACTCTGCTCGGCTACACGCTGCAGAAGAACGGAGCGAGTGCTGATTTCCTCGCCAGGATCAAACAGCTCGAGGCTCACATGAGCCTGGGGCGCAAGC TGTTCCGGCTGGGGAACTCGGCGGACGCCCTGGAGTCGGCGAAGCGAGCCATCCACCTCTCGGATGTGGTCTTGCGCTTCTGCATCACCGTCAGCAACCTGAACCGAGCCATGTACTTCGCCTGCGACAACATCCTGTGGGCGGGGAAGTCTGGCCTCCTCCCTCACATGGACCAGGAAAAGTGGAGTCAGCGGTCCTTCAG ATATTACTTCTTTGCACTGATCCTGAACCTGAGCCGGGATGCCTACGAGATCCGGCTCCTGATGGAGCGCGAGGCCTGCGGGAAGCGTGCGAAGGGCAGCGAGACCCGGCACGCGCTCCGAGCAGACACCAGTCTCCAGCAGCTGGTGTTGAGGCTGAAAGTCCAGCTGCACCTTCTTGTGCACGTGCTGAGGAGCAACCCCCCTCTGCTTGTGGACGTGGTGAAAAACGCCTGTGATATCTTCATCCCGCTGGACAAGCTGGGGCTGTACAAGACCAACCCGGGCTTTGTGGGGCTGTGCGGGCTGACCTCCTCCATCCTCTCTATCCTCACCATCGTTCACCCCTGGCTCAAACTTAAACCTTAA
- the PEX11B gene encoding peroxisomal membrane protein 11B isoform X2, with protein sequence MSLGRKLFRLGNSADALESAKRAIHLSDVVLRFCITVSNLNRAMYFACDNILWAGKSGLLPHMDQEKWSQRSFRYYFFALILNLSRDAYEIRLLMEREACGKRAKGSETRHALRADTSLQQLVLRLKVQLHLLVHVLRSNPPLLVDVVKNACDIFIPLDKLGLYKTNPGFVGLCGLTSSILSILTIVHPWLKLKP encoded by the exons ATGAGCCTGGGGCGCAAGC TGTTCCGGCTGGGGAACTCGGCGGACGCCCTGGAGTCGGCGAAGCGAGCCATCCACCTCTCGGATGTGGTCTTGCGCTTCTGCATCACCGTCAGCAACCTGAACCGAGCCATGTACTTCGCCTGCGACAACATCCTGTGGGCGGGGAAGTCTGGCCTCCTCCCTCACATGGACCAGGAAAAGTGGAGTCAGCGGTCCTTCAG ATATTACTTCTTTGCACTGATCCTGAACCTGAGCCGGGATGCCTACGAGATCCGGCTCCTGATGGAGCGCGAGGCCTGCGGGAAGCGTGCGAAGGGCAGCGAGACCCGGCACGCGCTCCGAGCAGACACCAGTCTCCAGCAGCTGGTGTTGAGGCTGAAAGTCCAGCTGCACCTTCTTGTGCACGTGCTGAGGAGCAACCCCCCTCTGCTTGTGGACGTGGTGAAAAACGCCTGTGATATCTTCATCCCGCTGGACAAGCTGGGGCTGTACAAGACCAACCCGGGCTTTGTGGGGCTGTGCGGGCTGACCTCCTCCATCCTCTCTATCCTCACCATCGTTCACCCCTGGCTCAAACTTAAACCTTAA